One window of the Crassaminicella thermophila genome contains the following:
- the dusB gene encoding tRNA dihydrouridine synthase DusB, producing MIIGNVNLENNVFLGPMAGVTDLTFRLLCKEQGVGLVYTEMVSAKGLYYNDKKTELLLQIDEREKPVALQIFGSEPDVMARAAEKLNNHENAILDINMGCPTPKIVKNGDGSALMKDPELAGKIVKAVVNATDKPVTVKIRKGWDDDHINAVEMAKILEENGAQAIAVHGRTREQFYTGKADWNIIKEVKKAVGIPVIGNGDIFTVEDAIKMKELTNCDAVMIARGAQGNPWIFKKVSHYMKTGEVLADPTVEEKIQMALRHLCILIEKKGEYIAIREIRKHMGWYLKGIRNSAAIRGKMNTIESKEEMEKMLYDFLRNL from the coding sequence ATGATAATCGGAAATGTAAATTTAGAGAATAATGTGTTTTTAGGGCCAATGGCAGGAGTGACGGATTTAACATTTCGTCTTTTGTGTAAAGAGCAAGGAGTAGGCTTAGTTTATACAGAAATGGTTAGTGCAAAAGGATTATACTATAACGATAAAAAAACAGAATTATTACTTCAGATAGATGAAAGAGAGAAACCAGTAGCCTTACAAATATTTGGTTCTGAACCTGATGTTATGGCAAGGGCTGCTGAAAAACTAAATAATCATGAAAATGCAATACTGGATATAAATATGGGGTGTCCTACGCCTAAAATTGTTAAAAATGGAGATGGCTCAGCCCTTATGAAAGATCCAGAATTAGCAGGTAAAATTGTAAAAGCAGTGGTAAATGCAACTGATAAGCCAGTGACAGTAAAAATCAGAAAAGGATGGGATGATGACCATATTAATGCAGTAGAAATGGCAAAAATTTTAGAAGAAAATGGTGCACAAGCTATTGCAGTACATGGTAGAACGAGAGAACAATTCTATACAGGTAAAGCTGATTGGAATATTATTAAAGAGGTTAAGAAGGCTGTAGGTATTCCTGTTATTGGAAATGGTGATATTTTTACTGTAGAAGATGCAATAAAGATGAAAGAATTAACCAATTGTGATGCTGTTATGATTGCAAGGGGGGCTCAAGGAAATCCTTGGATATTTAAAAAAGTATCTCATTATATGAAAACTGGAGAAGTACTTGCGGATCCTACGGTAGAAGAAAAAATACAAATGGCTTTAAGACATTTATGTATATTAATTGAAAAAAAAGGAGAATATATTGCGATTCGAGAGATTAGAAAACATATGGGTTGGTATTTAAAGGGGATTAGAAATTCAGCAGCAATTCGAGGCAAAATGAATACTATAGAAAGTAAAGAGGAAATGGAAAAAATGTTATATGATTTTCTAAGGAATTTATAA
- a CDS encoding biotin--[acetyl-CoA-carboxylase] ligase codes for MKRKVLEALKKNKDIFISGEELSRKIGVTRTAVWKHIKQLKEEGYEIESISRKGYRLLKEPDTLDPNALIIEIGSNFIGKHIYHFDSVDSTNTIAKKMAAEGAFDGTVIIAEEQIGGRGRLGRSWISPKGTGIWMSIVLRPNIEPTEAAKITQITAAAVANAIRKATGCEVGIKWPNDIIIHNKKVCGILTEMGAELNSVNYIIVGIGINVNVDIKEFPEEVKKIATSIRACVGKEISRKDIVKEILLEFQKLYLDFIENKNIKKSIDICKKYSVTLGKQVKIKNRDKEIIAEAIDLTEDGQLLIKNESGEMQTVISGEVSVRGITDYV; via the coding sequence ATGAAAAGAAAGGTTTTAGAGGCACTTAAGAAAAATAAAGATATTTTTATCTCTGGAGAGGAATTAAGTCGCAAAATTGGTGTAACAAGAACGGCTGTGTGGAAACATATAAAACAGTTAAAAGAAGAAGGATATGAGATAGAATCTATTTCAAGGAAAGGATATCGTCTTTTGAAAGAACCTGATACATTAGACCCAAATGCTCTGATAATAGAGATCGGAAGTAATTTTATTGGAAAGCATATATATCACTTTGATTCTGTTGATTCTACCAATACGATAGCGAAAAAGATGGCAGCAGAGGGTGCTTTTGATGGGACAGTGATTATTGCTGAAGAACAGATAGGAGGAAGAGGGAGACTAGGAAGAAGTTGGATATCTCCTAAGGGTACAGGGATTTGGATGTCTATTGTATTAAGACCTAATATTGAGCCAACAGAAGCTGCTAAAATTACTCAGATTACAGCAGCTGCTGTTGCTAATGCTATTAGAAAAGCGACTGGGTGTGAAGTGGGGATAAAATGGCCAAATGATATTATTATTCACAACAAAAAAGTATGTGGCATACTTACAGAAATGGGTGCCGAATTAAATTCAGTAAATTACATTATTGTAGGAATCGGAATTAATGTAAATGTAGATATAAAAGAATTTCCAGAAGAAGTAAAAAAGATTGCAACATCTATTAGAGCTTGTGTTGGGAAAGAGATTTCAAGAAAGGATATTGTTAAGGAAATACTTCTTGAATTTCAAAAACTATATTTAGACTTTATAGAAAATAAAAATATTAAAAAAAGCATTGATATTTGTAAAAAATATTCTGTGACTTTAGGAAAACAGGTAAAAATTAAAAACAGAGATAAAGAAATAATTGCTGAGGCTATAGATTTAACAGAAGATGGACAATTACTAATAAAAAATGAATCTGGAGAGATGCAAACAGTAATATCTGGAGAGGTATCTGTCAGAGGGATTACAGATTATGTATAA
- a CDS encoding AIM24 family protein: protein MSFQLSTYEHLTGATKQTPAYSCVAQGNGFFFAKKGAMVADQGNFKYEKILLDPNAGAGLARGIMNSVTRRLTGENMEIMKVTGSGMCILAFAGKNVTIIPLQPGEQVGVESENILAFTGNLKYGVRFIGAGVLSQKGLFTTNFQNNSGEVGYIAVITDGNAIVLQTPCRVDPDAIICWTGPDPTLKADVNWKTFIGQTSGESYMFEFKQSGQTVVLQPSERKAGLDIGIDRGEAVGTQSSAFGNSMDNVEDTIGQVTNTLGRFFNNR, encoded by the coding sequence ATGAGTTTTCAATTATCAACATATGAACATTTAACAGGAGCAACAAAACAAACACCAGCTTATTCATGTGTAGCACAAGGAAATGGATTTTTCTTTGCTAAAAAGGGAGCAATGGTTGCAGATCAAGGAAATTTTAAATATGAAAAAATACTATTAGATCCTAATGCAGGTGCTGGATTGGCTAGAGGAATTATGAATAGTGTTACTAGAAGGCTTACAGGTGAAAATATGGAAATTATGAAGGTAACAGGTAGTGGTATGTGTATATTAGCTTTTGCAGGAAAGAATGTAACTATTATACCATTACAACCTGGTGAGCAGGTAGGGGTAGAATCAGAAAATATATTGGCTTTTACAGGGAATTTAAAATATGGTGTTAGATTTATAGGAGCAGGCGTATTATCTCAAAAAGGTTTATTTACTACAAATTTTCAAAACAATTCAGGAGAAGTAGGCTACATAGCAGTAATTACAGATGGAAATGCTATTGTACTGCAAACACCTTGTAGAGTAGATCCTGATGCTATAATATGCTGGACGGGTCCAGATCCAACATTAAAAGCAGATGTAAATTGGAAAACATTTATTGGACAAACCTCAGGAGAATCTTATATGTTTGAATTTAAACAATCAGGCCAGACGGTTGTACTTCAGCCTTCGGAGAGAAAAGCAGGGCTTGATATAGGGATTGATAGAGGAGAGGCAGTAGGGACTCAATCAAGTGCTTTTGGAAATTCTATGGATAATGTAGAAGATACGATAGGGCAAGTAACAAATACATTAGGAAGATTTTTTAATAACCGATAA
- a CDS encoding thioredoxin family protein, whose protein sequence is MNIQALFKKGLSFMDFVNKDKDTYKEKTLEVYNNIVVDEALEKEIKKVNQLTNVLVFAEIWCPDCMINVPALQKIADINPNFIISIVSREGNEIFMDNYKVNGKPKIPTFVIMDKDFYTLGAFIEQPQVLKEIEAKGKQVEIIVAKRKYRKGEYAIETIKEVLNIVKK, encoded by the coding sequence ATGAATATTCAAGCGCTTTTTAAAAAAGGACTTTCTTTTATGGATTTTGTAAATAAAGATAAAGATACTTATAAAGAAAAAACACTAGAGGTATACAATAATATTGTGGTGGATGAAGCTTTAGAAAAAGAGATTAAGAAAGTCAACCAATTAACAAATGTTCTTGTATTTGCAGAAATATGGTGCCCGGATTGTATGATCAATGTACCAGCACTTCAAAAGATAGCAGATATAAATCCTAATTTTATAATTTCTATTGTTTCCAGAGAAGGTAATGAAATTTTTATGGATAACTATAAGGTGAATGGGAAACCTAAAATACCAACATTTGTGATTATGGATAAGGACTTTTATACATTAGGCGCTTTTATAGAACAACCCCAAGTTTTAAAAGAGATTGAAGCGAAAGGAAAACAAGTAGAGATTATCGTAGCAAAAAGAAAATATAGAAAAGGTGAGTATGCGATAGAAACAATAAAAGAAGTGTTGAATATAGTAAAAAAATAG
- the nrdJ gene encoding ribonucleoside-triphosphate reductase, adenosylcobalamin-dependent → MIEVRKRNEKTVDFDDMKIKKDLAKAYIIYRNEQNKKRKMLKRVENRLLSDEFISKYKHKPSPMKQLGNFVYYRTYSRWLPEEKRREYWWETVRRAVEYNCSLVPTTREEAEKLYDNIYNLRQFLSGRTFWVGNTPVAKHYPMSNYNCAFLIINSFESFKDLFYLLMVGSGVGLRILKDDISSLPKVRTDYEIIHKDYTPIQKNEREDCTSLEFFYNNTVKITVGDSKEGWTQGLDFFFKLIYSNEYRNVKTIIVDYDNVRPKGEKLKTFGGTASGHSSLKTMFVKIDKVIKRNATIDNAKRVKLKPIDCLDIANIIGENVVVGGVRRTAEMVLLDPEDKESIEAKSNLYKQIDGQWIVDKDILHRQMSNNSIYYTKKPSREKLHWQIERMRYSGEPGWINAEAALKRRPNMNGVNPCGEILLDSKGLCNLTTVNVYAFVKEDNTLDLEGLIEAQRLSVRAGYRMTCVELELPLWDIVQQRDKLVGCSLTGWQDMVNATGMTREEQAKLLRVLREVAHEEAKNYASEIGENEPLLVTTVKPEGTLSQLPTVSSGVHYSHSPYYIRRIRISSDDPLVKVCEELEYPVFPEVGQEWETCVTKVVEFPVKAPNGKTKYDVSAIEQLENYKMFMKNYVDHNCSITVHVREHEWEEVEQWVWDNWDDVVALSFLALDDNFYKLLPYEAITEEEYNKRVEEMKPFMASLIGKYEKEEVDLDIGNDSCENGICPIR, encoded by the coding sequence ATGATTGAAGTAAGGAAACGAAATGAAAAAACTGTAGATTTTGATGATATGAAAATAAAGAAAGATTTAGCAAAAGCGTATATAATCTATAGAAACGAGCAAAACAAAAAAAGAAAAATGCTAAAAAGGGTTGAGAATAGATTGTTATCAGATGAATTTATTAGTAAATATAAGCATAAGCCTTCTCCTATGAAACAATTAGGGAATTTTGTTTATTATAGAACTTATTCTAGATGGCTTCCTGAAGAAAAAAGAAGAGAGTATTGGTGGGAGACAGTAAGACGTGCAGTGGAATATAATTGTAGTTTGGTTCCTACAACGAGAGAAGAAGCTGAAAAGTTGTATGATAATATTTACAATTTAAGACAATTTTTATCAGGAAGAACATTCTGGGTAGGAAATACTCCTGTAGCGAAACACTATCCCATGTCAAATTATAATTGTGCATTTTTAATTATCAATAGTTTTGAAAGCTTTAAAGATTTATTTTACTTATTGATGGTTGGCTCAGGGGTAGGATTAAGAATATTAAAAGATGATATTTCAAGCTTACCGAAAGTGAGAACTGATTACGAAATCATACATAAAGATTATACGCCTATACAGAAGAACGAAAGAGAAGATTGTACAAGTTTAGAATTCTTCTATAATAATACAGTGAAAATAACAGTCGGAGATAGCAAGGAAGGTTGGACACAAGGATTAGATTTCTTCTTTAAATTGATCTATAGCAATGAATATAGAAATGTAAAAACAATCATTGTAGACTATGATAATGTAAGACCAAAGGGAGAAAAACTAAAAACTTTTGGAGGTACAGCGAGTGGACATTCAAGTTTAAAAACCATGTTTGTAAAGATTGATAAAGTCATTAAAAGAAATGCAACAATAGATAATGCAAAGAGAGTAAAATTAAAACCAATTGATTGCTTGGATATAGCAAATATTATTGGGGAGAATGTTGTTGTAGGAGGAGTAAGACGTACTGCAGAGATGGTATTGCTTGACCCAGAGGATAAAGAATCTATTGAAGCAAAATCAAACCTTTATAAGCAAATTGATGGGCAATGGATTGTAGATAAGGATATTCTTCATAGGCAAATGAGTAATAACTCAATTTATTATACAAAGAAACCAAGCAGAGAGAAACTTCATTGGCAAATAGAAAGAATGAGATATTCAGGAGAGCCGGGATGGATAAATGCTGAAGCTGCTTTAAAACGAAGACCAAATATGAATGGTGTAAACCCATGTGGAGAAATTTTACTTGATTCAAAAGGACTTTGCAATTTAACAACAGTGAATGTATATGCATTTGTAAAAGAAGATAATACCCTTGATTTAGAAGGATTGATAGAAGCACAACGATTATCTGTAAGAGCAGGTTATAGAATGACATGTGTTGAGCTAGAACTGCCATTATGGGATATAGTACAGCAAAGAGATAAATTGGTAGGATGCTCTTTAACAGGATGGCAAGATATGGTTAATGCTACAGGCATGACAAGAGAAGAACAAGCAAAACTTTTAAGAGTATTGAGAGAAGTGGCTCATGAAGAAGCAAAAAACTATGCATCTGAAATTGGTGAAAATGAACCATTGCTTGTAACAACTGTAAAACCTGAAGGAACACTAAGTCAATTGCCTACTGTATCTAGTGGGGTGCATTATTCTCATTCTCCTTATTATATAAGAAGAATTCGCATAAGCTCTGATGACCCACTAGTAAAGGTATGTGAAGAGTTAGAATATCCTGTATTCCCAGAGGTAGGGCAAGAATGGGAGACTTGCGTGACAAAAGTAGTAGAATTTCCTGTAAAAGCTCCAAATGGGAAAACAAAATATGATGTTTCTGCAATAGAGCAGCTTGAAAATTATAAAATGTTTATGAAAAATTATGTAGACCACAATTGTTCTATTACTGTTCATGTAAGAGAGCATGAATGGGAAGAAGTAGAACAGTGGGTTTGGGATAATTGGGATGATGTAGTTGCTTTATCATTCTTAGCATTAGATGACAATTTTTATAAATTGCTTCCCTATGAAGCAATAACAGAAGAAGAATACAATAAACGAGTTGAGGAAATGAAACCTTTTATGGCTTCTTTAATTGGAAAATATGAAAAGGAAGAAGTTGATTTAGATATAGGAAATGATAGCTGTGAAAATGGAATATGTCCAATAAGATAG
- a CDS encoding sodium ion-translocating decarboxylase subunit beta, which yields MVQTIIKFLKSTGFAGFGEHPLNIVMIGVSFVLLYLAIKKGFEPLLLVPIAFGMFLTNLPYANMMLPHGGHGEPGGLLWYFFQGDELGIFPPIIFMGVGAMTDFGPLIANPRALLLGAAAQFGIFTTFIGAIFLGFTGQQAASIGIIGGADGPTAIFLASRLAPELLGAIAVAAYSYMALVPIIQPPIMKALTTKEERMIKMDQLRPVSKTEKILFPIMVTLIVSLMLPPAATLIGMLMLGNLFKESGLTGRLADTAQNALINIVTILLGLSVGATATAEAFLTSQTLKIIFLGVLAFGVGTAAGVLLAKVMNKISGGRINPLIGSAGVSAVPMAARVSQVVGQKENPSNFLLMHAMGPNVAGVIGSAVAAGVMLSLFG from the coding sequence ATGGTACAAACTATCATAAAATTTTTGAAAAGTACCGGATTTGCAGGATTTGGAGAACATCCTTTAAATATCGTCATGATTGGCGTTTCGTTTGTTCTTTTATATTTAGCCATTAAAAAAGGCTTTGAGCCATTATTACTTGTACCAATTGCATTTGGTATGTTCTTAACAAATTTACCATATGCAAATATGATGTTACCACATGGGGGTCATGGAGAACCAGGTGGGCTTTTATGGTATTTCTTTCAAGGAGATGAATTAGGAATTTTCCCACCAATTATTTTCATGGGTGTAGGAGCAATGACAGATTTTGGTCCATTGATTGCCAACCCAAGAGCACTTTTATTAGGTGCAGCAGCTCAGTTCGGGATTTTTACAACTTTTATAGGAGCAATTTTTTTAGGATTTACAGGGCAACAAGCAGCTTCTATCGGAATTATTGGAGGAGCAGATGGTCCTACTGCAATTTTCTTAGCTTCTAGATTGGCACCTGAATTATTAGGAGCAATTGCTGTTGCTGCTTATTCATACATGGCTTTAGTTCCAATTATTCAGCCTCCAATTATGAAAGCTTTAACAACAAAAGAAGAGCGTATGATTAAAATGGATCAGTTAAGACCTGTTTCTAAAACAGAAAAAATATTATTCCCAATTATGGTTACTTTGATTGTTTCTTTAATGTTACCACCGGCAGCTACTTTAATCGGAATGCTCATGCTTGGAAACTTATTTAAAGAAAGTGGTCTTACAGGAAGACTTGCAGATACTGCACAAAATGCGTTAATTAATATCGTAACAATATTATTGGGTCTTTCAGTAGGTGCTACTGCAACAGCAGAAGCATTTTTGACATCACAAACATTAAAGATTATTTTCTTAGGAGTATTAGCTTTTGGAGTAGGTACAGCAGCAGGTGTACTTCTTGCAAAAGTTATGAATAAGATTTCAGGTGGTAGAATTAATCCACTTATTGGTTCGGCAGGAGTTTCTGCAGTTCCAATGGCGGCGAGAGTTTCTCAAGTTGTTGGACAAAAAGAAAATCCTTCAAATTTCTTACTTATGCATGCTATGGGTCCAAATGTTGCAGGGGTTATTGGTTCAGCCGTTGCAGCAGGGGTTATGCTTTCATTGTTTGGTTAA
- a CDS encoding type III pantothenate kinase produces MLLAFDVGNTNIVLGAYEGEELLTYWRFATDKAKSSDEYGMLINQLFQYEGLSLNDVDDVIISSVVPPIMYTLQHTALKYCNKEAIVIGPGIKTGMNIKYDNPKQVGADRIVNAVAGYEKYGGPLIIVDFGTATTFCAISEKGDYLGGTISPGIKISSEALFQHAAKLPRVELVKPGKVICKNTISSMQSGMVYGYVGLVDYIVRRMKKELKDPNTKVIATGGLASLITSESETIDEIDKLLTLEGLRIIYERNRK; encoded by the coding sequence ATGTTATTAGCATTTGATGTCGGGAATACAAATATTGTTTTAGGAGCATATGAAGGGGAAGAGTTATTAACTTATTGGAGATTTGCAACAGATAAAGCTAAAAGTTCAGACGAATATGGTATGTTGATTAATCAATTGTTCCAGTATGAAGGGTTAAGTCTTAATGATGTAGATGATGTTATTATTTCATCTGTTGTGCCACCGATTATGTATACACTTCAGCATACAGCGTTAAAATATTGTAATAAAGAAGCTATTGTAATAGGTCCTGGCATCAAAACAGGAATGAATATAAAATATGATAATCCAAAACAAGTGGGAGCAGATAGAATTGTAAATGCAGTTGCAGGGTATGAAAAGTATGGGGGACCATTGATAATTGTTGATTTTGGAACAGCAACAACTTTTTGTGCCATTTCAGAAAAAGGAGATTATTTAGGGGGTACAATTTCACCAGGAATTAAAATATCTAGTGAAGCACTTTTTCAACACGCTGCGAAGCTACCAAGAGTAGAACTTGTAAAGCCTGGAAAGGTTATATGTAAAAATACAATAAGCAGTATGCAATCTGGTATGGTTTATGGGTATGTAGGGCTTGTAGATTATATTGTGCGTAGAATGAAAAAAGAATTAAAAGATCCCAATACAAAGGTAATTGCTACAGGTGGGCTTGCAAGTCTTATTACAAGTGAATCTGAAACAATAGATGAGATTGATAAATTACTTACTCTTGAGGGATTAAGAATAATATATGAAAGAAATAGAAAGTAA
- a CDS encoding TerD family protein, giving the protein MNKKIVSLKKGQKVSLKKAAADIGLDINTLSKIHVGLGWDVNKFDGKDFDLDVFTFAVKADGKVRNEKDFVFFGNKNPAGLGIELSGDNRTGQGSGDDEIVFIDLNLVPDDIQKIIFAITIYEGKERGQNFGMVENAFVRLIDQNTNREFLRYDLSEDYSMETAVVVGELYRYNGEWKFNAIGSGFNDGLPALCACYGVDAE; this is encoded by the coding sequence ATGAATAAAAAAATTGTATCCTTGAAAAAGGGCCAAAAGGTATCATTGAAAAAAGCAGCAGCGGATATTGGATTAGATATAAACACATTATCAAAAATTCATGTAGGACTTGGATGGGATGTAAATAAATTTGATGGAAAAGATTTTGATTTAGATGTATTCACTTTTGCTGTAAAAGCCGATGGAAAAGTAAGAAATGAAAAAGATTTTGTATTCTTTGGAAATAAAAATCCTGCTGGATTAGGTATAGAATTAAGTGGCGATAATCGAACAGGGCAAGGATCAGGTGATGATGAGATAGTATTTATTGACTTAAATCTTGTACCTGATGATATTCAAAAGATTATATTTGCTATTACAATTTATGAAGGAAAAGAAAGAGGTCAAAACTTTGGGATGGTAGAAAATGCTTTTGTACGATTAATAGATCAAAATACTAATAGAGAATTTTTAAGATATGACCTCTCAGAAGATTATAGTATGGAGACAGCTGTAGTTGTTGGAGAACTTTACAGATACAATGGAGAATGGAAGTTTAATGCCATTGGCTCAGGATTTAATGATGGACTTCCTGCTCTTTGTGCATGTTATGGAGTAGATGCAGAATAA
- the greA gene encoding transcription elongation factor GreA, protein MSEKEIILTREGLNKIENELEYLKTVRRKEVAERIKEAIAFGDISENSEYDEAKNEQAQVEERIAKLEMTLRKAKVIDETEISLDVVSIGTTVKVKDLDFDEIVEYTIVGSAEADPYELKISNESPVGRSLLGGKVGDIVDVQVPDGIAKLEILEIKR, encoded by the coding sequence ATGAGCGAGAAGGAGATTATATTAACTCGTGAAGGGTTAAACAAAATAGAAAATGAATTAGAGTATTTAAAAACTGTTAGAAGAAAGGAAGTAGCTGAGAGAATAAAAGAAGCAATTGCTTTTGGAGATATAAGCGAAAATTCAGAATATGATGAAGCAAAAAATGAACAAGCTCAAGTAGAAGAAAGAATCGCAAAGCTTGAGATGACATTAAGAAAAGCAAAAGTAATTGATGAAACTGAAATATCATTAGATGTTGTGAGTATTGGAACAACTGTAAAAGTAAAAGATTTAGACTTTGATGAAATTGTAGAATATACCATTGTAGGTTCTGCAGAAGCAGATCCTTATGAATTAAAAATATCTAATGAATCTCCTGTAGGAAGAAGTTTATTAGGAGGAAAAGTTGGAGATATTGTAGATGTGCAAGTACCAGATGGAATAGCAAAATTAGAAATTTTAGAAATAAAAAGATAA
- the lysS gene encoding lysine--tRNA ligase: MSEEMNLSEVLQVRRDKLKKLREMGRDPYKIEKYDQTHFSQDIKDTFETMEGNEVSIAGRIMAKRTMGKAAFIDIQDKQGRIQSYVRKDAIGEEEYDVFVTYDIGDIVGVKGTVFKTKQGEISVRATDVKLLSKSLKPLPEKWHGLKDKELRYRQRYVDLIVNPDVKKTFIARTKAIKALRKYLDDRDFLEVETPILDSVASGANARPFITHHNTLDIDMYMRIATELHLKRLVVGGLDRVYEIGRLFRNEGMSPKHNPEFTTIEWYMAYADYEVMMKMCEEVVAEMAMAAAGTTKITFQGKEIDFTPPWRRVRMVDMVTEETGINFEEVETDEEARKIAKEKGIEVTKETSKGEIISLFFEEFCEEKLIQPTFVTHHPVEISPFAKRDPENPAYTHRFEAFANTWEIANAFSELNDPLDQRERFEDQLRKKELGDDETAMMDEDFLNALEVGLPPTGGIGIGIDRLVMLLTNSPTIRDVIFFPTMKPLDK, from the coding sequence ATGAGTGAAGAAATGAATCTTAGTGAAGTATTGCAGGTGAGAAGAGACAAGCTTAAAAAACTTAGAGAAATGGGCAGAGATCCATATAAGATAGAAAAATATGACCAAACCCATTTTAGTCAAGATATAAAAGATACTTTTGAAACAATGGAAGGAAATGAAGTATCTATTGCTGGTAGAATAATGGCAAAACGTACAATGGGAAAAGCTGCTTTTATCGATATACAAGACAAGCAAGGAAGAATTCAATCTTATGTTCGCAAAGATGCTATTGGTGAAGAAGAATATGATGTATTTGTTACATATGATATAGGAGATATTGTAGGGGTTAAAGGAACCGTCTTTAAAACAAAGCAAGGAGAAATATCTGTAAGAGCAACAGATGTAAAATTACTTTCAAAATCACTAAAGCCACTACCTGAAAAATGGCATGGATTAAAGGATAAAGAATTAAGATATAGACAAAGATATGTAGACTTAATTGTGAATCCAGATGTAAAGAAAACTTTTATAGCTAGAACAAAGGCTATCAAAGCATTAAGAAAATATTTAGATGATCGTGATTTTCTAGAAGTAGAAACGCCAATCCTTGATTCAGTAGCATCCGGTGCTAATGCAAGACCATTTATTACGCACCATAATACATTAGATATTGATATGTATATGAGAATTGCTACAGAACTACATTTAAAAAGATTGGTTGTAGGTGGTCTTGATCGTGTATATGAAATTGGAAGATTGTTTAGAAATGAAGGAATGTCTCCAAAGCACAATCCAGAATTTACTACAATCGAATGGTATATGGCTTATGCAGATTATGAAGTGATGATGAAAATGTGTGAAGAAGTAGTTGCAGAAATGGCAATGGCAGCAGCAGGAACGACAAAAATTACATTCCAAGGAAAAGAAATTGATTTTACACCTCCATGGAGACGTGTAAGAATGGTAGATATGGTTACTGAAGAAACAGGCATTAATTTTGAAGAAGTAGAAACAGATGAAGAAGCAAGAAAAATTGCAAAAGAAAAAGGAATCGAAGTAACAAAGGAAACAAGCAAAGGAGAGATTATAAGTTTATTCTTTGAGGAATTCTGTGAAGAAAAATTAATACAACCTACATTTGTTACGCATCATCCAGTTGAAATTTCACCATTTGCTAAGAGAGATCCAGAAAATCCAGCGTATACACATAGATTTGAGGCATTTGCAAATACTTGGGAAATTGCAAATGCATTCTCTGAATTAAACGATCCACTAGATCAAAGAGAAAGATTTGAAGATCAATTAAGAAAGAAAGAATTAGGAGATGATGAAACTGCTATGATGGATGAAGATTTCTTAAATGCTCTTGAAGTAGGTCTTCCTCCGACAGGTGGTATTGGAATTGGTATTGATAGACTTGTAATGCTTCTTACAAATTCTCCAACTATTAGAGACGTAATTTTCTTCCCAACGATGAAACCACTTGATAAATAA